TGATCGCCGCGGAAGATGCAGCCGGCGGTGCGCTGTATGCGGCCACGCTGGAATGGCTGGATCTGCTGTGGCGCAGCCGCAGCGGCCGCACCAGCAATCAGGCCCTGGTGGAGTTCTATGACCAGGCGACCACGGCCGCCTTGCCCCTGCCTCAGGGCGATGCCCGCGCCGCCATCCGCCGCTACCAGACCTGGACGCCCTGGAAGACCGACGCCGCCACGCTGGAGACGGCCTGGGCTGTACAGGCCCGCCATGCGCTGGATTTTGGCGACTGCCTGGCCGTGGCCTGCGCCCAGCACAGCGGCTGCAACCAGATGCTGAGCCTGCATCTGCCCCACGGGGCGGAGTTTGGCGGTGTGACCGTGGTGCACCCGCTGGAGCAAGCCGCCACGCAGAATCTTGAGGCTTGAGCGCCACAATCGCAGCGATCGGTATCGACTGCATTGGCCAACGCAAGCCTCGTGTGAAGGAGTGAACCCATGACTGCTCAAGACATCCAGACCAAAGCCCTGCAACGCATTCGCGCCGATGTGCGCGCCATGCAGGGCTACCATGTGCAGCCCGCGCAGGGCCTGCTCAAGATGGACACGATGGAGAACCCCTACCGTCTGCCGCCCGAGCTGCAGCAGAAGCTGGGCGAGCATCTGGGTGCGCTGGAAATCAACCGCTATCCCGGCGAGCGCCAGGAAGTGCTCAAGCAGATGCTGGCCGACTACGCCGGCGCCCCCGCCGGCACCTCGGTGCTGCTGGGCAATGGCTCGGACGAGATCATCACCTTGCTGGCGCTGGCCACGGCCCAGCCCTGCAACGATGCCCGCGCCAAGATGCTGGCGCCCATGCCGGGCTTTGTGATGTATCCGCTGTCTGCCAAGCTGCAGGGTCTGGATTTCGTGGGCGTGAATCTGACGAGCGACTTCGACCTCGATGTGCCGGCCATGCAGGCCGCCATCGCCGAGCACCAGCCTGCCATCACCTATATCGCCTATCCCAACAATCCCACGGCCACGCTGTGGGCCGAGGACAAGGTGCAGGCCGTGATCGATGCCGTGGCCGGGATCGGTGGTCTGGTCGTGATGGACGAGGCCTACCAGCCCTTCGCCAGCCGCAGCTGGATCACCCGCATGAAGGCCGATCCTGCGCGCAATGCCCATGTGCTGCTGATGCGCACGCTGTCCAAGTTCGGTCTGGCCGGTGCGCGTCTGGGCTATCTGATCGGTCCTTCGGCCATCGTCAACGAGATCGACAAGGTGCGCCCGCCCTACAACATCAGCGTGCTCAACTGCGAGACGGCGATTTTTGCGCTGCAGCACGAGTCTCTGTATGCCGAGCAGGCTGCGGCCATCCGTGCCGAACGCCAGCCGCTGATCGATGCGCTGGCCGTGCTGGACGGCGTGGAAAAAGTCTGGCCCTCCGAAGCCAATATGGTGCTGCTGCGCGTGCGCGATGCCGGCAAGGCCCAGATCGAGATGAAGCAGCGCGGCGTGCTGGTCAAGAACGTATCGGCCATGCACCCCTTGCTGCACAACTGCCTGCGCCTGACCGTGGGCACCCGCGAAGAAAACGCCCAGATGCTGGCGGCACTGAAAGAAAGCCTATGAGCAATATCGTCCCCTCCATCGCCCAGAACCTGCCGCGCATTGCCGAAGTGCAGCGCAACACGGCCGAGACCCGCGTCGCCGTGCGCGTCAACCTCGACGGCACGGGCAAGGCCAGCCTGAACTCCGGCATCGGCTTTCTCGACCACATGCTGGACCAGATCGCGCGCCACGGCCTGATCGACATGGACATCGAATGCGCGGGCGATCTGCACATCGACGGCCACCACACGGTGGAGGACATCGGCATCACCCTGGGCCAGGCCTTCGCCAAGGCCATCGGCGACAAGAAAGGCATTCGCCGCTACGGTCATGCCTATGTGCCGCTGGATGAAGCCCTGAGCCGCGTCGTCATCGACTTCTCGGGCCGTCCCGGTCTGCACATGGATGTGAAGTTCACCGCCGGCAGCATCGGCCAGCTCGACACGCAGCTGGTCTTCGAATTCTTCCAGGGCTTTGTCAACCACGCCGGCGTGACCCTGCACATCGACAACCTCAAGGGCTTCAATGCCCATCACCAGTGCGAAACCATCTTCAAGGCCTTCGCGCGTGCCATGCGCTTTGCGCTGGAGCATGATGAGCGCATGGCTGGCGTGATTCCTTCGACCAAGGGTGCTCTGTAATCAGGAGCTTCATGCGCCTGTTCACAGTGAGTTTCAAAGCTATTTGTCTGTAAAAACCAATCTCCATAAGCGGTAGCTGCTATGAGTTTGAAGAACAATACCGTGGCCGTGGTCGATTACGGCATGGGCAATCTGCGCTCGGTCTCGCAGGCGGTGCGCACGGCCGCAGCCGATACCGGCTGGGACGTGGTCGTCACGGCCGACCCCGATGTGGTCCATGCCGCCAACCGCGTGGTCCTGCCCGGTCAGGGCGCCATGCCCGACTGCATGCGCGAGCTGCGCGAATCGGGCCTGCAGCAGGCCGTGCTCGATGCCGCCGTCAACAAGCCGCTGTTCGGCGTCTGTGTGGGCATGCAGATGCTGCTCGACCACAGCGACGAAGGTGATGTGCCGGGCCTGGGGCTGATTCCCGGCAATGTGCGCAAGTTCGATCTCGAAGGCAGGACGCAAGCCGACGGCAGCCGCTTCAAGGTGCCGCAGATGGGCTGGAACCAGGTGCAGCAGACGCAGCAGGGCGGCAAGCCCCATGCGCTGTGGGCCGGAATTCCCGACGGCAGCTTCTACTACTTTGTGCACAGCTTTTATGCGCAGGTGCAACAAAGCGCGCATTGCGCGGCCGAGACCGATTACGGCGGCCTCTTTGCATGTGCCGTCGCACGCGATAATATTTTCGCAACCCAGTTCCACCCCGAGAAAAGCTCGGACCAGGGACTGGCGCTGTTCCGCAACTTCCTGGGCTGGAAGCCCTAAGGTCAACATTGAACCAGTCTTTGCGCGCATCGCAGGACTTATTCACTGTCAACCCGAGTTTCTTCAACCGGCCATTTCTGACGGCCAAACTTGCTAGCAGATCACCATCATGTTGCTCATCCCCGCTATCGACCTCAAGGACGGCCACTGCGTTCGCCTGATTCAGGGTGATATGGACCAGTCCACCACTTTCGGTGAAGATCCCGCGGCCATGGCCGCCAAATGGCTGGATGCTGGCGCCCGCCGCCTGCACCTAGTGGACCTGAACGGCGCCTTTGCGGGTCAGCCCAAGAACCTGTCGGCCATCAAGAGCATCCTCAAGGAAGTCGATGGCGAGATTCCCGTGCAGCTGGGCGGCGGCATCCGTGATCTGGACACCATCGAGCGTTACATCGATCTGGGCATCGAGTACCTGATCATCGGCACCGCTGCCGTGAAGAACCCGGGCTTCCTGCAGGATGCCTGCAGCGCCTTTCCCGGCCACATCATCGTGGGCCTGGATGCCAAGGATGGCAAGGTGGCCATCGACGGCTGGAGCAAGCTCACCGGCCAGGATGTGATCGAGACCGCCAAGCGCTTCGAGGACTGGGGTGTGGAATCCATCATCTACACCGACATCGGTCGTGACGGCATGCTCAGCGGCATCAATATCGACGCCACTGTCAAGCTGGCCCAGTCGCTGAAGATTCCGGTCATCGCCTCGGGCGGTCTGGCCGGCATGGCCGACATCGAAGCGCTGTGCAAGGTGCAGGACGAAGGCGTGGAAGGCGTGATCTGTGGCCGCGCCATCTATACCGGCGATCTGGACTTCGCCGCAGGCCAGGAGCGTGCGGACGAACTCACGGGTGAGTGATTTGACGTTTCAGGCCCAGGCCGCTGACTGGAAAGGACTCCCTGCCATTGCTTTGAAGCTGGGCCAGGGCGACTCGGTGCTGATCTGCCTGCAGGGCGCCCAGGTGCTGTCCTGGGTCGGGCGCGGGCAGGAGCGCCTGTTCCTCAGTCCCCGCGCGGCCCATGACGGCCAGAGCGCCATTCGCGGCGGCATTCCGGTCTGCTTTCCCCAGTTCAATCAGCGCGGCCCCTTGGTCAAGCATGGCTTTGCGCGCATCAGCCACTGGCAGGCCGATGCTGCGCAGCCATCGGGCGAGGATGGTGCGCAGATATCCCTGCGCCTGACGGACAGCGAAGCATCGCGGGCCGTCTGGCCGCATGCCTTCGAAGCCGTGCTCAGGGTCGAGCTCAGGCCCGGCATGTTGCGCGTGGAGCTGGCCGTGCATAACCGCGGCCGGCAGGACCTGTCTTTTACCGCCGCCTTGCACGGCTATCTGCGCGTTGCGCAGGTCGAGCAGGCCAGCTTGCACGGTCTCGAAGGTTTGAGCTATTGGGATGCTGCTGCGGCTCAGCCGGACACCCATGTCACGCAGGAGGGCTGCGTCAGCTTCGGTGCGGAGATCGATCGCGTCTATCCAGGTGCGGCTGCAGCCCTGCAACTGCAAAGCTCGGCTCAGCCATGGCTGCGGCTTGCCCAGGATGCATCCTGGAGCGAAACCGTGGTCTGGAATCCCGGCCCCGCATTGTGCGCCACGCTCAAGGACATGGAGGCCGACAGCTGGCAGCAGATGCTGTGTGTGGAGGCTGCGGCCATTGATGCACCTGTGGTTCTTGCACCCGAGCAGCGCTGGAAGGCGGCGCAAACCTTCGAATGCTTTTGAGACTTTGAACGGGGCGGGGTGATGCCACCCCGAGCCCGGGTCTGTCCTTGTGCGAAGACCTGTTGGCCGTCAGCCTGCTCGGCCCTGTTGCCGGCTCCATGAGCCGGAGCTGCAGAAGCAAGGCGGACGGCGATTCATCGGGATTTGGTGCCCAGAGCATCCGCCAATGCATCGACCAGAGGCGGGTTCAGATAATGCGGGCCGTCGAATGCGAAGACCGTCCAGCCTTGGTAGGCCGCCAACTGCGGCAGGAATTCTTCTGCCATGGCGCTGCGAAATCCGCCGCCCGGTGCAGGCCGGAAGGCCTCTGCAATCACCCGTACCCGTGCCTGGCCCAGATGGGCGGTCAGCATCTGCAGGTATTCGCGTGCCACGTTGGGAGTGCGCGCGTGTACGCCGACGCCGTCCTGGAAAAACACGCCCACATCTTCGGGTATCCAGCGCATGATCCAGTCAACCAGCGCCTGGGGACCCATGTTGGCATTGTCATAGGCGCTGATCCACAGCGGACGTGGCAGTTTGTTGAGAACCTCGGTGAGAAGACTGGGTGCAGCCCAGGTCGGATCGACTTCGACCGGAAAGTACCAGCCGGCAACCCGCAGTGGTAGTGCCGTGATCGCCGCTTTCAAAGCATAGGACTGCATTGCCAGATCTGCGAGACCGGCGCGGGCCTTGGCCTCGTCATGCATGCCGGCCAAGCCGAGAATCAGCTCCTGCGCCCAGGGTTCTGCAGCGATGCGCTCCCAGTCCGGGAGGTAGCGGCTCATAGAGGGCAGGTAAGTGCCGGGCACCAGGCTCAGATTGTCTACGGCCGTCCATTGCACCAGCAGGCGGCGGATGCCCAGGCGCTGCCATGCGCCTTGAGGGCGTAGCGTGCCGGCACTGGGCTGCCAGACCATGCCAGGCAGACGCAGGCTGGGCTTGGCCTGTGCATCAGGCAGGCTGCAGGTCAGCGCCCATGCCAGGCCCAGCGCCTCGCGTCTGGTGCATTGTTCCATCGTCATATCTATGGATCGAGCCGCTTTCTCCTTTCGGAGAAAGCGCTTTTCTTTCATGGCAGCTGGCTCGGAACCGTCCAGGTGAAGCCCAGATTGGAGATGCCGCTGACAAGGCTCTTGAAGTCCGCCAGGCCAGGGGTTCCAACCTGCGGCTCCAGCCAGAACGGGTGGAAGAAGAACGAGGCATAGCCGTCACGCACCGTCTTCACATACTGGGCATTGGTGAGAATGTCCTGCCATGTGTAGTTGAAGGAGGAAGTCGGATCGATCAGGTGGATGTCGTATTCGATGTTTCCCAGGCTTTCGGGCAGCACCTTCTGGCCGTAGTAGTCGGTCTGGATGGGGTAGGGGAAGATCTGGCCCACGGCAAAATCCTTCTCCACCGATGCCGTGAAATTGGGGTTGTCTGCGGTGTAGTACACCACGCGCTGATAAGTCTTGGGGAAGACCTGCGTACTGGCCTTGGATGCCAGCGCCGAGCCCTGGTAGTGCGGGGTTTCCCATGCTGTAGCGCGATATCCATTGAGAGACAACTCCAGCAGACCGGCTCGATAGCGTCCCAAAGCCCAGGTGGTCGAGTCTTCCGGCACGGGCTTGTTGTTGACAATGTCCCAGAACTCGTAGTCATCGCCACTCACTGCCGTATAGCGGTTGCGCACATTGCTGTACTGGTGCGTGTAGCCATGCATCACGATTTCGCCGCCGCGCACCAGTGCATAGTTGAGAGCTCTCTTCAGATTGGTCGCCAGTGACATCGGCACCTGCATCGGCACTCCCGAGTTGTACACGCCAAGAGGATCTTTGTAGTACGGAATGGTCGCAATCGAAAACGGTATCCGCTGCTGGTAGAGGTAGTCCGTCAGCGATTTCATTGCCGTCACGCTGACATTGGCACTCACATCCTCAAGACGGACCATGGCCTTGTGGCTCTCGGCATGGTTCACCCCCAGCATGTCATGCAGCATGTCTGCCAGCACGAGATAGCGATCGCGCGGTCCGATATAGCTGAACGGCATATCCGCCACATACCAGAAGTTGCCCGACCTCACCACATAGGGCGCCTGCTCGCCGGTCTTGGGATTGGACATGGAAACCAGGGTTTGGGCCTTGGTGGTGTCGGTGATGGCCGTCAGCCCCACATCGGGATCCGCATTCACGGCACCAGTGCTGCTGTCGTATGCGTAGTATTTGACAAAGGGCAGGTTTTTGTAGGTGATGGTGTCAAAGAACCCCGGCGTGGTGTTGCTCGCAGTTGGCGCCGCATTGAGTCCTCGTAGCGCCGTCAGGTTGAAGCCATAGCGGGACTGGAAGCCGTAGGTTGGGTCCCAGGCAAACTGCCAGATGTTGTACTTGAACCAGACTATGGTCTTGCTCGAACTGGCGGCATCGGTCATGAAGGCGGCGGGAACCGGGTTGTCGTAGTACGAGCCCAGATAGAACGTGGCGTCGTAGCCGCTGAGCTGGCCTGCCGTGTAGTTCTGCACCGGGACCATATCGACCTTGCTGTCGAAATGTCCGAGCAGATTGCGCAGCATGATGGCATAGCCCATACCGAGCTTGGTGTAGGCCGTATTGGGCGGCGCGTCATAAAGGATCAGTGTGCGGGGACCTGTTTGCGCAAAGGCGCCAGGGCTCGCAAAGAGCATGGCGAGCAGCCATGCCCCAAGAATGCGTCCTAGGGTTTTCATGAGACTCTCCTGAGATCAGTACACGGTGAGGCCTATTGCTGCTGGTCGCGGAATGGACTGCCTGGATTGGGCTTGCCTTTCGGCGGGCTGCCGGGGGAGGAGTTGCCGGGTTTGATAGGCGGCTCGTCCAGCGTGTCATCCCGTGTGAAATCCTTCTTGAAATGTCCTTTGTGGTGATGCGCACGTTCGTTGCGCTTGCGCTCTACGGGTGAAGCGCCTGCGTCCATGCGGATCTGGGAGGCCCCAGGCGGCAAGGGGGGCGGCATGACGTTGGAGGCCAGGGTCCAGTTGGCCCAGGTCAGCAGTGCCAGCACGAGCAGCGCGCGCGTAGCCTGCCTTTGATCATGGGAGTGCATGAGAGTCTCCTTTCTGGAGAGCAGAAAGAAAAAGTGCAAACAACACCATCTCCATAAACTCTAAAAATGGCGATGGGTTCGGGCCTTAAAGGCGTGCCATCTCAAAACACCAAGGCGGCACGTAGAAACACGCCTTTCCCTCTTTCGTCCCCGGCAAGCCGGGCGCGATACTGCAGGGAGAGGTCGAGGTAGGAGCGAGGAGCATGGTCACGGTCCTCGCGGAACCAGAAACGCATGTTCACACCAACGCCAGCGCCCACCGAGCTTTGCTTGCCCGAGGCTGTGCGTTCAGAGTTGTAATCAGCGCCCAGGACTGCGTGCGGAAACAGCACCAGTCTCGAGTCGCCCCCCCCCATACGGAAACTGCGCCCTGCTTGGGCTTCGAAAGTCGCGTAGTTCTGCTTGCGATGAATGAAACGGCCTACTTCGGTGTACACATTGACGGTGTTCCAGCTGGGCACATCGACGCGTAGATCGGTGCCCATGCCGCCCGAATACCCCATGCGCAGCAACCAGTCGTTGCTGGACAGCGAGCCGATGCGCACGCGCCGCTCGACCGCGAGTATGAGGTTGTGATCGCTCAGCGGCTTGGCACGAATGCCGACGGCACCCTGAGTGGTCTCGCCGCCCGTGGGCACATCGTGGCGGCTGTAGACCGTTTGAGCAGCGCCGCCGTACAGCTCCCAGAAGCGGCCGTCGCCGAACTTCTGCGGGCGCCAGTACACCTCGCTGACGAGCTGGGCCACGTCGCCATAGAGGCCGGGCTGGGCGCCAGCCGCGCCCAGGGAAATACCTCGATAGCCGAGCAAGGTGTTGATGCCCCAGGAGCGATCCCGGTCGGCAACTTCACGCCGCGTTTCATATTGCTGCTGCGGCGTCATGGCGAGCCTGCCTTCATGTGCTGCGGCAATGGCCTGCTTGAAGTAGTCGATGGACTGATCGTTCTCGGCCAGCCTGCTGGCAGCGTAGGCGCCATCGCGCAGCGCCGTGTCCGGCAGGCGCTCCTGGTCCCGTGCTCGGTTGAAGATGGACAAGGCACTGCGATCGTCCCCCACGCGGATGGCCAGATAGGCCAGATTGGGGTCGGCGCTTTGCTGCAGCTCAGGCTCCGAGACAGCCTGGGCAAAGCGTGCTGCAGCCTCGTCTCGCCGCCCCAGCTGAAGCAGCAGATCCACCTCGCTGGAAAGCGACAGGCCGCCCATCTGCAAGGCCGCCTGTGCATCGGCATTGGCCGCCTCGGTCATTCCCTGCTCGTGGCGCAGACGACTGCGCAAGGCCAGCACTTCGACGGCATCGGGCTGCAGCTGCAGGGTTTGATCGGCCTCTTCGAGGGCTTGCTCCTTCTGGCCTGCAGCCAGCAAGGCTTGCAGGCGAAGCTGACGGTAGGGTAGATGTCCGGGGTTGAGCTGCACGGCAGCCCCGGCCTTTTCTGCCGCCAAAGCATATTGCCCATCGCTGTAGGCCTGATAGGCCTCATGTGCGACTTTGTATGCCGGGTCTGGCGCCTCCTGCCCGGGCCAGATTTCGCAGCCGGGCACATCGCCGGCGCTGAAGCAGTTGACCAGGGGCAGTGGCAGCTCGTAGTTGCGTGACATGGTTGAGGAGCGCAGCATCTTGAGCTGTTGCCGGCGGCTGCTGACGTCGGCATTGCTGTCCGTCTCCAGCGCCTGAACAAGCCGCTGCGCCCGATCGGTCTGACCGCTGGCCAGCGCCGCATCAACGGCAATGACACCGTAATTCTGCCGTTCCGAGCGCGCCAGATGGGGGGCCGCCAGTGCTGCGTCGAAAGCCTGCACAGAAGCATTGCCGCGACCCTGTGCATGCAGGGCCACACCCAGCAGCACTTGCAGTGCTGGATCGTCCTGCAGTGCCAGCCCTTGCTCTGCCACACGCTGCGCCTGGGCCGCTTGCCCATCCTGAAGCAGCAAGCCCAGCCACTGAAGCCGGGGAGCCAGTGCATCCGGCGCTATTCGGACGCTGGTCTCGGCATACCTGAGGGCCTTGACCATGTCGCCTTGCTCGCGTGCCTGCAAGGCCTGCTCGAAGGGCCGCAGGGCGCGGCGCTGACGTATGGATGTGCGCAGCATCTGCCAATCGGAGTCCGACTGCAGCTGCTTGACCTTGTCCAGCCTTGTTGCCCGGGCTTCGGCCTCGTCGAAGCGCCCGTTCTCGACGAGCAGGTAGACCAGCAGGCGCTGATAGTCCAGACGCCCGGGGGCTGCAGCTACGGCCTGCCTTGCAAGAGGCAAGGCCACGGCGAAGTCGCGCCGCTCGGTTGCGGCATAGGCCTGGCTGGCCTTGGCGTAACCCGCAGGCATGGCCTGTGTTGCCGGGCTCTTGCGCGGGCGCGGCGTGGTGTCTGCTGTCGAGGTGGCAGCCTTTGTCGGCTCTGGTACTGTCGCTGCTGAAGGCGCGGCTGTGCCTGGTGTCTTCGGTGGCTCCTTGGCCGCAGGAGCGGGCAGGGCTTGAGACTCGGGCTGTCTGGCCGGAACGGCTCCCTGATGCATATCGCGCAGAGCCTGGGCCAGGCGCGCATCGCCAGGG
This region of Comamonas thiooxydans genomic DNA includes:
- a CDS encoding PIN domain-containing protein translates to MNPVFVDTSVLIAAEDAAGGALYAATLEWLDLLWRSRSGRTSNQALVEFYDQATTAALPLPQGDARAAIRRYQTWTPWKTDAATLETAWAVQARHALDFGDCLAVACAQHSGCNQMLSLHLPHGAEFGGVTVVHPLEQAATQNLEA
- the hisC gene encoding histidinol-phosphate transaminase; amino-acid sequence: MTAQDIQTKALQRIRADVRAMQGYHVQPAQGLLKMDTMENPYRLPPELQQKLGEHLGALEINRYPGERQEVLKQMLADYAGAPAGTSVLLGNGSDEIITLLALATAQPCNDARAKMLAPMPGFVMYPLSAKLQGLDFVGVNLTSDFDLDVPAMQAAIAEHQPAITYIAYPNNPTATLWAEDKVQAVIDAVAGIGGLVVMDEAYQPFASRSWITRMKADPARNAHVLLMRTLSKFGLAGARLGYLIGPSAIVNEIDKVRPPYNISVLNCETAIFALQHESLYAEQAAAIRAERQPLIDALAVLDGVEKVWPSEANMVLLRVRDAGKAQIEMKQRGVLVKNVSAMHPLLHNCLRLTVGTREENAQMLAALKESL
- the hisB gene encoding imidazoleglycerol-phosphate dehydratase HisB, which produces MSNIVPSIAQNLPRIAEVQRNTAETRVAVRVNLDGTGKASLNSGIGFLDHMLDQIARHGLIDMDIECAGDLHIDGHHTVEDIGITLGQAFAKAIGDKKGIRRYGHAYVPLDEALSRVVIDFSGRPGLHMDVKFTAGSIGQLDTQLVFEFFQGFVNHAGVTLHIDNLKGFNAHHQCETIFKAFARAMRFALEHDERMAGVIPSTKGAL
- the hisH gene encoding imidazole glycerol phosphate synthase subunit HisH encodes the protein MSLKNNTVAVVDYGMGNLRSVSQAVRTAAADTGWDVVVTADPDVVHAANRVVLPGQGAMPDCMRELRESGLQQAVLDAAVNKPLFGVCVGMQMLLDHSDEGDVPGLGLIPGNVRKFDLEGRTQADGSRFKVPQMGWNQVQQTQQGGKPHALWAGIPDGSFYYFVHSFYAQVQQSAHCAAETDYGGLFACAVARDNIFATQFHPEKSSDQGLALFRNFLGWKP
- the hisA gene encoding 1-(5-phosphoribosyl)-5-[(5-phosphoribosylamino)methylideneamino]imidazole-4-carboxamide isomerase, yielding MLLIPAIDLKDGHCVRLIQGDMDQSTTFGEDPAAMAAKWLDAGARRLHLVDLNGAFAGQPKNLSAIKSILKEVDGEIPVQLGGGIRDLDTIERYIDLGIEYLIIGTAAVKNPGFLQDACSAFPGHIIVGLDAKDGKVAIDGWSKLTGQDVIETAKRFEDWGVESIIYTDIGRDGMLSGINIDATVKLAQSLKIPVIASGGLAGMADIEALCKVQDEGVEGVICGRAIYTGDLDFAAGQERADELTGE
- a CDS encoding D-hexose-6-phosphate mutarotase — translated: MSDLTFQAQAADWKGLPAIALKLGQGDSVLICLQGAQVLSWVGRGQERLFLSPRAAHDGQSAIRGGIPVCFPQFNQRGPLVKHGFARISHWQADAAQPSGEDGAQISLRLTDSEASRAVWPHAFEAVLRVELRPGMLRVELAVHNRGRQDLSFTAALHGYLRVAQVEQASLHGLEGLSYWDAAAAQPDTHVTQEGCVSFGAEIDRVYPGAAAALQLQSSAQPWLRLAQDASWSETVVWNPGPALCATLKDMEADSWQQMLCVEAAAIDAPVVLAPEQRWKAAQTFECF
- a CDS encoding DUF4434 domain-containing protein; protein product: MTMEQCTRREALGLAWALTCSLPDAQAKPSLRLPGMVWQPSAGTLRPQGAWQRLGIRRLLVQWTAVDNLSLVPGTYLPSMSRYLPDWERIAAEPWAQELILGLAGMHDEAKARAGLADLAMQSYALKAAITALPLRVAGWYFPVEVDPTWAAPSLLTEVLNKLPRPLWISAYDNANMGPQALVDWIMRWIPEDVGVFFQDGVGVHARTPNVAREYLQMLTAHLGQARVRVIAEAFRPAPGGGFRSAMAEEFLPQLAAYQGWTVFAFDGPHYLNPPLVDALADALGTKSR
- a CDS encoding DUF2334 domain-containing protein; the encoded protein is MKTLGRILGAWLLAMLFASPGAFAQTGPRTLILYDAPPNTAYTKLGMGYAIMLRNLLGHFDSKVDMVPVQNYTAGQLSGYDATFYLGSYYDNPVPAAFMTDAASSSKTIVWFKYNIWQFAWDPTYGFQSRYGFNLTALRGLNAAPTASNTTPGFFDTITYKNLPFVKYYAYDSSTGAVNADPDVGLTAITDTTKAQTLVSMSNPKTGEQAPYVVRSGNFWYVADMPFSYIGPRDRYLVLADMLHDMLGVNHAESHKAMVRLEDVSANVSVTAMKSLTDYLYQQRIPFSIATIPYYKDPLGVYNSGVPMQVPMSLATNLKRALNYALVRGGEIVMHGYTHQYSNVRNRYTAVSGDDYEFWDIVNNKPVPEDSTTWALGRYRAGLLELSLNGYRATAWETPHYQGSALASKASTQVFPKTYQRVVYYTADNPNFTASVEKDFAVGQIFPYPIQTDYYGQKVLPESLGNIEYDIHLIDPTSSFNYTWQDILTNAQYVKTVRDGYASFFFHPFWLEPQVGTPGLADFKSLVSGISNLGFTWTVPSQLP
- a CDS encoding NfrA family protein → MKLSRPILVLSLACATPYDGLAQTVDLGPDITPRQRFQVYPRIDKAYEAMARGDGQRAISELQQAQRLAPDNTEIALQLAAAHRRFGQPAQAEAVLKAQLQRHPGDARLAQALRDMHQGAVPARQPESQALPAPAAKEPPKTPGTAAPSAATVPEPTKAATSTADTTPRPRKSPATQAMPAGYAKASQAYAATERRDFAVALPLARQAVAAAPGRLDYQRLLVYLLVENGRFDEAEARATRLDKVKQLQSDSDWQMLRTSIRQRRALRPFEQALQAREQGDMVKALRYAETSVRIAPDALAPRLQWLGLLLQDGQAAQAQRVAEQGLALQDDPALQVLLGVALHAQGRGNASVQAFDAALAAPHLARSERQNYGVIAVDAALASGQTDRAQRLVQALETDSNADVSSRRQQLKMLRSSTMSRNYELPLPLVNCFSAGDVPGCEIWPGQEAPDPAYKVAHEAYQAYSDGQYALAAEKAGAAVQLNPGHLPYRQLRLQALLAAGQKEQALEEADQTLQLQPDAVEVLALRSRLRHEQGMTEAANADAQAALQMGGLSLSSEVDLLLQLGRRDEAAARFAQAVSEPELQQSADPNLAYLAIRVGDDRSALSIFNRARDQERLPDTALRDGAYAASRLAENDQSIDYFKQAIAAAHEGRLAMTPQQQYETRREVADRDRSWGINTLLGYRGISLGAAGAQPGLYGDVAQLVSEVYWRPQKFGDGRFWELYGGAAQTVYSRHDVPTGGETTQGAVGIRAKPLSDHNLILAVERRVRIGSLSSNDWLLRMGYSGGMGTDLRVDVPSWNTVNVYTEVGRFIHRKQNYATFEAQAGRSFRMGGGDSRLVLFPHAVLGADYNSERTASGKQSSVGAGVGVNMRFWFREDRDHAPRSYLDLSLQYRARLAGDERGKGVFLRAALVF